In the genome of Mugil cephalus isolate CIBA_MC_2020 chromosome 21, CIBA_Mcephalus_1.1, whole genome shotgun sequence, one region contains:
- the LOC124999243 gene encoding uncharacterized protein LOC124999243, with protein sequence MINLLLLLSYIRTGVSGEDGLIFAGRSYDITFPCLDDFVCVHVWNFDIRETSDYAAIVTNGEIQMFGFQGDDSICALQIKDLTEQDVGRHRCQQRPVPSATLENTYMPGKVVSLQCILLAYVEQGHCYTEQQQHINLMWVDEAGAEIQKDAQHHIEQRSHCDVTLTVALQSLGNKRFRCRMTADGQVQTSVEFPFRVPGRKGRGGGFILEPGTEDQGHNPTGVAVGVVGCMGLVALVAAFVVQRRRANRQLPDESYSNGISTISAVNTDDVIYADVIHYVGSDRVRFEECESTEYACIRYK encoded by the exons ATGataaatctgctgctgctgttgtcctATATCAGAACAG gtGTAAGTGGTGAAGATGGTCTGATATTCGCAGGAAGGAGTTATGACATTACATTTCCATGCCTTGACGACTTTGTCTGTGTTCACGTATGGAATTTCGACATAAGGGAAACAAGTGATTACGCTGCCATAGTCACTAACGGAGAGATCCAGATGTTTGGATTCCAGGGTGACGACTCAATATGTGCTCTTCAAATCAAAGATCTCACAGAGCAGGATGTCGGGCGTCATCGCTGCCAGCAAAGGCCAG TCCCCTCAGCTACTCTGGAGAACACCTACATGCCTGGCAAGGTGGTGTCACTGCAGTGCATTCTCCTCGCCTACGTAGAGCAGGGGCACTGTTAtacagagcagcagcaacacatcaACCTGATGTGGGTGGATGAAGCTGGTGCTGAGATACAAAAGGACGCACAACATCACATAGAGCAGCGGTCCCACTGCGATGTCACCCTGACAGTCGCCCTTCAAAGCCTCGGAAACAAGAGGTTCAGGTGCCGGATGACTGCGGATGGACAAGTCCAGACTTCCGTGGAGTTTCCTTTCAGAGTGCCAG GCCGCAAAGGACGGGGAGGAGGCTTCATCTTAGAACCAGGAACTGAAGACCAAG GTCACAACCCGACTGGTGTAGCCGTGGGGGTGGTGGGATGCATGGGGCTGGTGGCTCTGGTTGCAGCTTTTGTTgtacagagaagaagagcaa acaGACAGCTGCCTGATGAGTCGTACAGTAACGGCATCAGTACCATCAGT GCTGTGAACACAGATGACGTGATCTACGCTGACGTCATTCACTATGTCGGCTCTGACAGAGTGAGGTTCGAGGAGTGCGAGTCCACAGAGTACGCCTGCATCAGATACAAATAA